Within Wyeomyia smithii strain HCP4-BCI-WySm-NY-G18 chromosome 2, ASM2978416v1, whole genome shotgun sequence, the genomic segment GCTTCGTGGTGAGGATTATAGTTTTAATTACGAACCGCTGTTTTAGGATGTATGAAAACGTATACTTTTCAGTGCAAAAAGTAAGGAATGTAAATGAAATATTTCCCAGCAAATTcttgaaatatactaaaagaCTAACTttaattttatgagttttgCATATTCGAATTACAAGTCAGAGTAATTGGGAAGAATCATTTTGGTTTTTCTGGTTATTCTACCGCAACCCAgagtttttaactattttaagaCTTCTTCTTCATTTCAATAATAACTTATTACAAATATCAGCAAATAGCTCACATATGAAACGAAAATATTGCAACAGAAGAGCTAGTGGCGAGTCAATTAATTAAAACTGGGAGCAAATATGACGCTCAGAAGAATGAGTAATGAGTGTACACAATTGCTTCCACAAAGCCCGTCGTTGGTGTTAAAAGTGCAAACCCATCTGAAATAGCAGCCATCATCAGTATGTCGTACTTAGTGAAAGCAGTCTCCCTTATTTTTTTACTGATCGTAATTGCAATTACAGCAGAATGTGCAGTGGTTACGTCTACGCATACGAACCGTAAACGACCACGGCCTTCGAATAGTCCAAACTCAAGTAAACTTTACTGCTGATTCTCTGGTGATTGtcgtgaaaacaaaaataatacttTTATTTTCTACAGGAATTGCTTGTGACGTAAGCATCCGCAAGAATCTGCCTTTGAACGCTCCGGTTTTCTCCAAGAACGGAGAGTTGGAAGTCCCTTCCGGAGGTGTATTTGAATGGGAGCAGCATGAGTCCGTAGATGTCCTCTGTTATGATCGAAATAACAAATTGGTTAATAGTATGTAGATTGAAAATGGATTGTCATTCCGAATTGAATACCTACTTAAATTACTCAGCTAAACGCCCACAGGACGCTGTCCAACGTTACAACGGACAACGGTTTAGAGTGGGTCCCAGCATCACCACCATCAGTGCGATCGAatgcgaaaataaaaatacaggaGATGTTGAAGCTACGAAACTCCCCTGTGCTGGTTCCGGGCTACTGAGGCACGTTGGTTTTCGAAGTAAAACTGAATTCCTCAAACTGTATGAATCCTGCGTTGATGAAGCGAAAGCTGCGGTCCTCTACACACACCATAAACTGTACGGCACGGAAATTAAAAGTACTTAGATAATCGATTGCTACCTTTACTATGCTGATCCATATATTTATACAGgtaaaacaatttcaaaacgGGTGGATTTTAAATCTGAAAGTTTTCCAAGGTCAACGAACCCTCGAACAGCGTACACCCAAAACGAACAAGTTGACAGACTAGCCAAATTGCTGAAATCTCCATCTGCAGCCAAGAAATATGTCAACGCAACTTTGTTTCTCCAACGAGGTCACCTAACGCCAGATGGAGATCAGCTGCTAAACACTTGGCAATGGGCGACTTATTTCTATATCAACGTTGCACCGATGTGGTCAACAATCAACACTGGAAGTTGGAAAAAGCTGGAAGAAACTGTGCGTGAGTTTGCTAGTCGCAATCGGTTGACTTTGGACGTTTACACCGGTACGGACGGTGTTCTACAACTACAAGGTGTTCCGTTCACGTTGGACAGAAGTAATCGCATTCCAGTACCACGCTGGTTATGGAAGATTGTTAAGCATCAAAACACAGCTATTGTATTCGTTGTGAGCAATAATCCGTTCCAGAATGATGCATTTCCTTGCGGCAGCAAAAATGTGGGTTACAATTGGCTGCTCTCGGGTGTTGTCGAAAAAATGGCTTTCTGCACCGTCGCGGAGGCTCGCCGACATTTTAAATCGATTCCTAGCGAAGCCCAGGCAAGCAATGTACTGAAATATAAATGAGTAAACATCCTATTTTGGTAATTATTCCTGCTGTTGAACTGTATTCGCATGGGAAAGTTTTAGACTGACATTGCAAAAATTAGCGACGTGTCATTCAAGGTCATGCTATTTACGTTAAcaccttttttcttttttgaagtGGAAAAAGAACTTCGGAAATCATACTTGCATCATCCAGTGTTTTTATTCAAATTGATTGAGAGAAAACATACTCCATTTCGCTGTCTTCAGTACTTATAATGTCATTTCCCCATACAAACTTGTACTCAGGCTCAGAGAAAGCGTGTCGTGTCTTGTCATAGTATATGCACTGTCGATATATTTTCGGCTATTTATgtaagagtaaaaaaaaatataaatagtgCATCCTTTATGAAAATTAACAACATAATTTTATTGTAAacttaagtcgctttttacgcgggggatacgtgccgcgtaaaaatcgttaaaaatctgtccacgtggtatgtggatggcccctaaggcgtcgtacacggATTTTGTAACGCTAAACCTCAGCAACAGTATAAGTCttcctccccagctggtctcgaggtacgatgctggcctaacaagccagttgtcgtaggttcgagtctcggctcgggagagactgttagtgtcagtaggatcgtagcgctagccccgcaattgtcctgtacactcaacagttggctgcgaagtctgtgtatagtaaacagaaggtcaagttccgaatcggaatgtagcaccaaggctttgctttttataagTCTTCTCGTCAGTTACGGAGAGTTCTTgtggggattttttttttcttcatgtatagtttatttgacacggcacaaatacaattcaatgtttaacggcgccaattatatctggtagcttactttctaaagtatcttaataactaaaagcaaattttttatcctcgctgccgactacgagctgaaactaaatctaacttaaagctagaatattttgcattaaaagcacaggtttgctgtttgatggttttcattgccataggtaagcagcatattaaatttgttccgctgctgggccaagatattacggactggcataatgggttgtttccatcgggccttgagagtatcgtgcgggtctgattgctgtttccggatccggggtcttaacgtgttcttgtcgtttggttggatgtaggcggaagggta encodes:
- the LOC129725227 gene encoding uncharacterized protein LOC129725227, producing the protein MSYLVKAVSLIFLLIVIAITAECAVVTSTHTNRKRPRPSNSPNSRIACDVSIRKNLPLNAPVFSKNGELEVPSGGVFEWEQHESVDVLCYDRNNKLVNTKRPQDAVQRYNGQRFRVGPSITTISAIECENKNTGDVEATKLPCAGSGLLRHVGFRSKTEFLKLYESCVDEAKAAVLYTHHKLYGTEIKSKTISKRVDFKSESFPRSTNPRTAYTQNEQVDRLAKLLKSPSAAKKYVNATLFLQRGHLTPDGDQLLNTWQWATYFYINVAPMWSTINTGSWKKLEETVREFASRNRLTLDVYTGTDGVLQLQGVPFTLDRSNRIPVPRWLWKIVKHQNTAIVFVVSNNPFQNDAFPCGSKNVGYNWLLSGVVEKMAFCTVAEARRHFKSIPSEAQASNVLKYK